A genomic stretch from Candidatus Methylacidiphilales bacterium includes:
- a CDS encoding MFS transporter translates to MNSSQKGMFIAKNGQNLFFTFILVSSLFLLWGFCNGMIDVMDKHFQEELHLTLSQSAWVQFAHYLGYFLMALPAGWLATKLGYKGGIIAGLLMVGIGGFWFIPATYIAQFWAFLLGVCFIAAGLTFLETIANPYTTVLGHPHYAATRINLAQSCNGIGWIFGPIAGGMFFYSTDAAGNSTGSQTLWIPYAGVAVVVVVLAGIFYFANVPDIKTEDDYRLDDSGPGTSRSIWSHPHFVLAVAAQFFYVAAQAGIFSFFINYMTSQVPAIPASWNTGLLRGWFEANQAGIFHITNKGASNLASLGFLFFLAGRFTGAGILRKIEAHKVLGLYGLLNVIVTLLVFCKLGWLSVACVFLSYFFMSIMFPTIFALGIFGLGVRAKQASAYIVMAIMGGALLPKLMGHIADVYDMSRGFIVPMACFAFVAFYGFNWPRFSGFKGMVSIKPPSSVRLPP, encoded by the coding sequence ATGAATTCCTCCCAAAAGGGTATGTTCATCGCGAAGAATGGCCAGAATCTGTTCTTCACCTTCATTCTCGTCAGTTCGCTGTTCCTCCTCTGGGGATTTTGCAACGGAATGATCGACGTGATGGACAAGCATTTCCAGGAGGAACTGCACCTGACCCTGTCGCAATCGGCCTGGGTGCAATTTGCCCATTATCTAGGTTATTTCCTGATGGCATTGCCAGCGGGATGGCTGGCCACCAAGCTGGGTTACAAGGGCGGCATCATCGCGGGCCTGCTGATGGTTGGCATTGGCGGGTTTTGGTTTATTCCGGCAACGTACATCGCGCAATTCTGGGCATTTTTGTTAGGCGTCTGTTTTATTGCGGCGGGCCTCACCTTCCTTGAAACGATCGCCAACCCTTATACCACCGTGCTCGGCCATCCGCACTACGCGGCAACCCGCATCAACCTTGCCCAGTCCTGCAACGGCATCGGCTGGATTTTCGGCCCGATTGCCGGCGGCATGTTTTTCTATTCAACTGACGCCGCAGGAAACAGCACCGGCAGCCAGACACTCTGGATCCCCTATGCAGGCGTTGCGGTCGTGGTGGTGGTCCTCGCAGGCATCTTCTACTTTGCCAACGTTCCCGATATCAAAACAGAGGACGACTACCGTTTGGACGATTCGGGGCCTGGAACCTCGCGCTCCATCTGGTCGCATCCGCACTTCGTACTGGCAGTCGCCGCGCAATTTTTTTATGTGGCCGCACAGGCCGGCATCTTCAGCTTTTTCATCAACTACATGACTTCCCAGGTCCCCGCCATTCCTGCGTCATGGAATACGGGTCTGCTGCGGGGCTGGTTTGAAGCCAATCAAGCCGGAATCTTCCACATCACCAACAAAGGAGCATCGAATCTCGCATCGCTCGGCTTTCTTTTCTTTCTGGCCGGTCGCTTTACCGGCGCCGGCATTCTCAGAAAAATCGAGGCGCACAAGGTGCTGGGCCTTTATGGACTCCTTAATGTCATCGTCACTCTTCTGGTTTTCTGCAAACTCGGATGGCTATCAGTAGCCTGCGTCTTCCTGAGCTACTTTTTCATGTCGATTATGTTCCCCACGATCTTCGCGCTTGGCATTTTCGGCCTCGGTGTGCGGGCGAAACAGGCCTCTGCTTATATCGTTATGGCAATCATGGGCGGCGCCCTGCTTCCCAAGCTGATGGGCCATATCGCGGATGTCTATGACATGTCCCGCGGCTTCATCGTCCCAATGGCTTGCTTCGCATTTGTTGCGTTCTATGGCTTCAACTGGCCCCGCTTCAGCGGATTTAAGGGCATGGTTTCCATAAAACCGCCTTCCTCCGTGCGCTTGCCTCCGTGA
- a CDS encoding GDP-L-fucose synthase, which translates to MTISKDNSRIFVAGHMGMVGSAIVRALKKKGNRDILTRTRQELDLADPAATLRFLEKEKPAAVIIAAARVGGIKANSDFPVEFLLDNLKIQNSLIEASYKTGVKKLLFLGSSCIYPKLAPQPIKEESLLTSELEPTNEAYAIAKITGIKLCQAFRREYGCNFVSAMPTNLYGTGDNYDPETSHVLPAMIGKFHRAKQAGEREVALWGTGNPKREFLHSDDLAQACVLLLEKYNDAAPINVGCGEDVSIRELAELIREIVGFSGAIRWDTSKPDGTPRKLLDISRIKALGWSPRIGLADGVRKTYEEFKALQNR; encoded by the coding sequence ATGACAATATCCAAGGACAATTCCAGGATTTTCGTTGCAGGCCACATGGGCATGGTGGGATCTGCCATTGTGAGAGCCCTCAAAAAGAAGGGAAACCGGGACATCCTTACCCGGACACGACAGGAACTGGATCTTGCCGACCCGGCAGCGACCCTGCGTTTCCTGGAAAAAGAAAAACCCGCAGCCGTCATCATTGCCGCCGCGCGCGTGGGCGGCATCAAGGCCAACTCAGACTTCCCGGTGGAATTCCTGCTGGATAACCTGAAGATCCAGAACAGTCTGATCGAAGCCTCCTATAAAACGGGGGTAAAGAAGCTTCTTTTTCTCGGCAGCTCCTGCATTTACCCGAAGCTCGCCCCCCAGCCCATCAAAGAAGAATCGCTTCTCACGTCAGAGTTGGAACCCACGAACGAGGCCTACGCCATCGCAAAAATCACCGGTATCAAGCTTTGCCAGGCCTTTCGCCGGGAATACGGGTGCAATTTCGTATCGGCCATGCCCACCAATCTATACGGAACCGGCGACAATTATGATCCCGAGACCTCACATGTTCTGCCCGCAATGATAGGCAAATTCCACCGGGCCAAACAGGCCGGAGAAAGGGAAGTGGCGCTATGGGGCACGGGCAACCCGAAACGGGAATTTTTGCATTCTGACGACCTGGCGCAAGCCTGTGTGCTTCTGCTTGAAAAATATAACGACGCGGCGCCGATCAATGTCGGCTGCGGCGAGGACGTCAGCATCCGCGAACTGGCGGAGCTGATACGTGAAATCGTGGGCTTCTCAGGCGCAATCCGTTGGGATACAAGCAAGCCGGACGGCACTCCGCGAAAACTCCTGGATATCTCGCGCATCAAAGCATTGGGCTGGTCGCCCCGGATCGGCCTTGCAGACGGGGTACGAAAAACCTACGAGGAATTCAAGGCGTTGCAAAATCGTTAG
- a CDS encoding tetratricopeptide repeat protein — protein MRQLQGLIVSIFCLLGTAHVQAAEPAPTTVTSANPAEGSNWVNSIGVEMKWNEKGYWMAGDTMKLEQARKIINLPSATESAKSQGKDADYWTSLTCISAELFCSYLTLLEQAKGLPTGLAYHIPSGAQLNNVELNLSEWSEPVREGGVHFVICPQGNYTAIPAFAFSGGQNRESTGEGVAADFLAGGGTAKESRKDAHLGFRLVLEKAGAVTSGGMGTSGSDAAAVKMALEKSFLPNSAEDCFAQGLDDMSKKRLDEAFLNFKKAAEMDPNNADYASAVGACYADGTGTAKDPVQMVVWTTKAASLGKSSAQYFLSRIYRGGWGIPSNLPLANEWLQKAADKGDSDALSHMASFYIEGINGFPQDYAKAYEWAKKGVGSRHCIYLLGLLTWNGWGVTKNEAEARRLWQSAADLGDNAAKNALEKSAAAQ, from the coding sequence ATGAGACAACTCCAAGGTTTGATCGTTTCAATTTTCTGTTTGCTTGGCACGGCCCATGTGCAGGCTGCCGAACCCGCTCCCACAACTGTAACATCGGCCAACCCAGCCGAAGGCAGCAACTGGGTGAATAGCATCGGGGTCGAAATGAAGTGGAATGAAAAAGGCTATTGGATGGCGGGTGACACGATGAAGCTGGAACAGGCCCGGAAAATCATCAACCTGCCGTCTGCGACAGAGTCTGCAAAAAGCCAAGGCAAGGATGCCGATTATTGGACTTCCCTCACATGTATCTCTGCTGAGCTGTTTTGTTCTTACCTGACCCTGTTGGAGCAAGCCAAAGGGCTGCCGACCGGCTTGGCCTATCATATCCCGAGCGGCGCGCAGTTGAATAACGTGGAACTAAATCTAAGCGAGTGGTCTGAGCCTGTACGCGAGGGGGGAGTCCATTTCGTGATATGCCCGCAGGGCAATTATACGGCAATACCTGCATTTGCATTTAGCGGGGGCCAGAATAGGGAAAGCACCGGAGAAGGTGTGGCCGCAGACTTTCTTGCCGGGGGCGGTACCGCCAAGGAGAGCCGCAAAGATGCGCATTTGGGATTTCGCCTTGTGCTGGAGAAAGCGGGGGCAGTTACATCTGGAGGCATGGGCACGTCTGGCAGTGACGCTGCTGCGGTGAAAATGGCGTTGGAAAAATCTTTTCTACCGAACAGCGCTGAGGATTGCTTCGCTCAAGGTTTGGATGACATGTCGAAAAAACGTTTAGACGAGGCCTTTCTGAATTTCAAAAAAGCCGCGGAAATGGACCCGAACAACGCCGACTATGCCAGCGCCGTGGGCGCCTGCTATGCGGACGGAACCGGCACCGCCAAAGATCCGGTGCAAATGGTGGTTTGGACTACAAAGGCGGCCTCGTTGGGGAAATCCAGCGCCCAATATTTTTTGAGCCGGATATATCGCGGCGGCTGGGGAATTCCTTCCAACCTACCCCTGGCAAACGAATGGCTGCAGAAAGCTGCGGATAAAGGCGACTCCGATGCCTTGAGCCATATGGCGAGCTTCTATATCGAGGGCATAAATGGCTTTCCCCAGGATTATGCCAAGGCCTACGAATGGGCCAAAAAGGGAGTCGGCTCGCGGCATTGCATCTATCTGTTGGGATTGCTCACCTGGAACGGCTGGGGTGTTACCAAAAATGAAGCAGAGGCACGACGCCTCTGGCAAAGCGCGGCAGATCTCGGAGACAACGCTGCCAAAAATGCGCTTGAAAAAAGTGCGGCCGCTCAATGA
- a CDS encoding SLBB domain-containing protein: protein MKPSCAILLLVLAATFARAQAQNVNTLATPPTRPPDPMSLLDDTTKLNVGDQITFRVVEDQDPAVPLQVMDSGEVEFPYLGRFPVAGKTCHALALDLKKALEKDLYYHATVMIAIDAQRKSRGKIYLFGGIARQGPLDIPVDEIFTLSKAVVRAGGLVAGADRTSVRIERKKGDKPDEKQTITTDLSKVLDQGRTDLDPILEPNDVVIVSQLGSLGKITVVGKVGRPGVQEIPPGEPYTASKAIMAAGGFADFANKGKVKIVRKTGPKPEDKTEILVDVGAVLEKGEFQKDAELKDGDFIIVQERIFNFN from the coding sequence GTGAAGCCATCCTGTGCGATTCTATTGCTCGTGCTTGCGGCGACTTTTGCCAGGGCTCAAGCCCAGAACGTCAACACGTTGGCGACACCGCCAACCCGGCCTCCGGATCCGATGTCCCTTTTGGATGACACAACCAAATTGAATGTCGGCGATCAAATCACGTTCCGCGTGGTGGAAGACCAGGATCCGGCGGTACCGTTGCAGGTCATGGATTCGGGCGAGGTCGAATTTCCCTATCTGGGGCGCTTTCCCGTTGCGGGAAAAACCTGCCACGCTCTTGCACTGGATCTCAAAAAGGCCCTGGAGAAAGACCTGTATTACCACGCCACCGTGATGATTGCGATCGATGCGCAAAGGAAATCACGCGGTAAAATCTATTTGTTCGGCGGCATCGCCAGGCAGGGACCGCTTGACATTCCGGTGGATGAAATATTCACTCTGAGCAAGGCCGTGGTGCGGGCGGGCGGACTGGTGGCCGGGGCGGATCGAACCAGCGTCAGAATCGAGCGTAAAAAAGGCGACAAACCGGATGAAAAGCAGACCATTACAACCGATCTCAGCAAGGTCTTGGACCAGGGCAGGACCGACCTCGATCCGATTTTGGAGCCTAACGATGTGGTCATCGTTTCACAACTCGGATCCTTGGGCAAAATCACCGTGGTTGGAAAAGTTGGAAGGCCCGGCGTCCAGGAAATTCCGCCCGGCGAACCTTACACCGCAAGCAAGGCGATCATGGCTGCCGGAGGGTTTGCCGATTTTGCAAACAAGGGCAAAGTCAAAATTGTCCGCAAGACAGGGCCCAAGCCAGAGGACAAAACCGAGATCCTGGTGGATGTGGGGGCCGTTCTGGAAAAGGGCGAATTCCAAAAGGATGCGGAGCTTAAAGACGGTGATTTTATCATAGTTCAGGAACGAATCTTCAATTTCAACTGA
- a CDS encoding thioredoxin family protein encodes MKQKSIPCILLVFLSLHLSLRADTADLLKSDGWEFLKPAELDAKAQNIQKPVLIFFCWTKAGSNGDGITQGYRPILKDIREYYDPCFQFLAVDASASGTGPLSERFHVETIPTLLVLQQGKETGRIIAIRSDAEVTAFLNSKLPDPATIHVTLANAAFARSQKLCADAAVADKSGDTVGALKLYLSATQALVDITQKSPQAPLASDLLQNRATVAGMPPDKFLSDTLLSLETRVLTENLFLLNNLLALKSNDVRHDFSEHGNTALLLAKDGKWDKALALAKLLPPSQQAGLAEKIVSKLSGSDSKIPESAAATVDWAIALANQPETALATRTSLIEDLLKRGLVDKARLVPISEDDFQDIATQVSLPLIKEDDPDVSASALESMKLPLSPTGEISIHWRLGAAYAKAKKHDKAAAEYEKVLAVVSKAAKPLYYLYDNLYCFHTMIDTGDLPAALKIAGYERDGIDRIQACTSAIEQCRKDGNTAAVEQLATFIKANPPKSLFRPSSEYRYSIVRDLLNVDQYACADAVMRSNLANESVADLFKSESGEDDEGSEPDQPESHIGMEMEAIYWLQKTARQQSNEEAVRYYDAAILTYETLMHKYAEKHPDALNVMSEIKAKGSHYTSMELERSRAQIPAHTFDFLYNEALKLELGQSVVKNGITQTLPQIPPGLGLLKTLLIRGEILEAALTNKDPEAYPLTVTWIKDAENAYSQIKGDDDTKSLEDAERSMLSSIVHAGKAEEYAEKEAFTLFLEKELILAAWNSAKWGNKKYDLARKLYSKLLATPPPDATPEKLKSFFQTQSQTLWDMAMDLDDQLAPKGLPAALAGAGDTPSKQIAVLGGVAKDNAKSNKAASRTYAEAAMSVIEQNGIGDARLEDLQNAICENLHIDLANRLAAKMETPSDKAYFLLSVERKLIEAGRWKESQELLDQLGQTLSPDMTTALDVKEEASLCQMQTLLGMDHPAEALTVALAISNPYNRDTVFNKLAAYAALHDTAWPPESKEKIALLARQTLGQPELKSPASIINPFFQ; translated from the coding sequence ATGAAGCAAAAATCGATTCCCTGCATTTTGCTTGTCTTCCTCTCACTTCACCTGTCTCTCCGGGCGGACACGGCGGATCTGCTCAAGTCGGACGGATGGGAATTTCTCAAGCCTGCCGAGCTTGATGCAAAAGCCCAAAATATACAAAAGCCCGTCCTCATTTTTTTCTGCTGGACAAAAGCCGGTTCCAACGGTGATGGAATTACCCAAGGATATCGCCCCATTCTTAAAGATATTCGGGAGTATTACGACCCCTGTTTTCAATTTTTGGCGGTGGACGCTTCCGCTTCCGGAACAGGCCCCCTCTCGGAACGTTTCCATGTGGAGACCATCCCAACCTTGCTTGTTCTCCAGCAAGGCAAGGAAACCGGACGCATCATTGCCATTAGAAGCGACGCAGAGGTGACGGCCTTTCTCAATTCCAAACTCCCCGATCCGGCCACAATCCATGTTACACTGGCAAACGCAGCCTTCGCGCGCAGCCAAAAATTGTGCGCGGATGCCGCCGTGGCCGACAAGTCAGGTGACACAGTCGGAGCTCTCAAACTTTATTTGAGCGCCACGCAGGCGCTGGTCGATATCACCCAAAAATCCCCGCAGGCTCCACTGGCCTCGGATTTGCTGCAGAATAGGGCGACCGTGGCAGGCATGCCGCCGGACAAATTCCTCAGCGACACCCTCCTGTCTTTGGAAACGCGGGTGCTGACCGAGAACCTCTTTCTCCTCAATAACCTCCTTGCTCTCAAATCCAATGATGTGCGGCACGACTTTTCGGAACATGGGAATACCGCGCTTTTATTGGCCAAGGATGGAAAATGGGACAAGGCTCTCGCGTTGGCCAAATTACTCCCACCTTCCCAACAGGCGGGACTGGCTGAAAAAATTGTTTCCAAACTTTCAGGCTCCGATTCAAAGATCCCCGAAAGCGCCGCCGCGACGGTCGATTGGGCCATCGCACTCGCCAATCAACCCGAAACCGCCTTGGCGACGAGAACGAGCCTGATCGAAGACCTGTTAAAGAGGGGCTTGGTGGACAAGGCCCGCCTTGTGCCAATTTCAGAGGATGACTTTCAGGACATTGCAACGCAAGTTTCACTTCCGCTCATCAAGGAAGACGATCCTGACGTTTCGGCTTCAGCACTTGAATCCATGAAACTCCCGCTCTCCCCCACGGGGGAAATATCCATCCACTGGCGTTTAGGTGCGGCTTACGCCAAGGCAAAAAAACACGACAAGGCCGCCGCCGAATATGAAAAAGTGCTCGCCGTGGTCTCCAAAGCAGCCAAACCACTGTATTATCTCTACGACAATCTCTACTGTTTCCATACGATGATCGACACGGGCGATCTCCCCGCCGCGCTAAAAATTGCCGGATATGAAAGGGACGGAATTGACCGCATTCAAGCTTGTACCAGCGCAATTGAGCAATGCCGGAAGGATGGCAACACCGCCGCAGTGGAACAGCTCGCAACGTTCATCAAGGCAAATCCCCCGAAAAGTCTGTTCCGGCCAAGCTCGGAATACCGCTATTCAATTGTGAGAGATTTGCTCAATGTGGATCAATATGCCTGTGCCGATGCCGTTATGCGCTCCAACCTCGCCAACGAATCCGTCGCCGATTTATTCAAGTCCGAAAGCGGCGAGGATGATGAAGGCTCGGAGCCGGACCAGCCGGAGTCCCATATCGGCATGGAAATGGAGGCGATCTATTGGTTGCAAAAGACAGCCCGGCAACAAAGCAATGAGGAAGCCGTCCGCTATTATGATGCAGCCATCCTGACCTATGAAACCTTGATGCATAAATATGCGGAGAAGCATCCAGATGCACTTAACGTTATGAGTGAAATCAAAGCCAAGGGAAGTCATTACACCAGCATGGAATTGGAACGCTCCCGGGCACAAATACCGGCCCATACTTTTGACTTCCTCTATAACGAGGCGTTGAAATTGGAATTAGGCCAGTCCGTAGTAAAAAACGGCATCACACAGACGCTCCCTCAAATCCCGCCGGGTTTGGGGCTGCTCAAAACGCTCCTCATTCGCGGTGAAATTCTTGAAGCCGCTCTCACAAACAAAGACCCCGAGGCGTACCCGTTGACCGTCACATGGATCAAGGACGCTGAAAATGCCTATTCCCAAATCAAGGGAGATGATGACACCAAAAGCTTGGAGGACGCCGAGCGTTCCATGCTGAGTTCGATTGTGCATGCCGGCAAGGCCGAGGAATACGCTGAAAAGGAGGCCTTTACCCTCTTTTTGGAAAAGGAATTGATACTGGCCGCGTGGAATAGCGCAAAGTGGGGGAACAAAAAATACGATCTGGCGCGCAAACTCTACTCCAAACTCCTGGCTACGCCACCGCCGGATGCCACCCCTGAAAAATTAAAATCCTTTTTTCAGACACAAAGCCAGACTTTGTGGGATATGGCCATGGATCTCGATGATCAACTGGCCCCAAAAGGACTTCCCGCTGCCTTGGCTGGCGCTGGCGACACCCCCTCAAAGCAAATTGCGGTGCTTGGCGGAGTGGCAAAGGACAACGCCAAATCGAACAAAGCTGCGTCAAGGACCTATGCGGAAGCCGCCATGTCCGTCATCGAGCAAAATGGCATCGGAGACGCGCGCTTGGAGGATCTCCAAAATGCCATCTGTGAAAATTTACACATCGATCTGGCCAATCGATTGGCGGCCAAAATGGAAACGCCTTCCGATAAAGCCTATTTTCTGCTGTCGGTGGAACGGAAATTGATCGAAGCTGGCCGTTGGAAAGAATCCCAGGAACTTCTCGACCAATTGGGACAGACGCTCTCTCCTGATATGACTACGGCGCTCGACGTAAAAGAGGAGGCGTCCCTCTGCCAGATGCAAACGCTGCTTGGCATGGATCACCCCGCCGAAGCCTTGACGGTGGCCCTCGCCATCTCCAATCCGTACAACCGTGATACAGTCTTCAATAAACTGGCGGCTTACGCCGCCCTCCACGACACAGCCTGGCCCCCAGAGTCGAAGGAGAAAATTGCTCTTCTGGCCAGACAGACCTTGGGACAACCCGAATTAAAAAGCCCGGCATCTATAATCAATCCATTCTTTCAATGA
- a CDS encoding aspartate 1-decarboxylase: MIRQVLKSKIHRAVVTDANVNYEGSITIPEDLMQAADLWEGEKVLVASITGGSRLETYVQKGPIGSGAIVINGGAAHLIHKGELVSIMAFALSEKPLSSKRILCDSHNRIVK; this comes from the coding sequence ATGATCCGCCAAGTGCTCAAATCCAAGATTCACCGCGCCGTGGTGACGGACGCCAACGTCAACTACGAGGGGAGCATCACGATTCCTGAGGATTTGATGCAAGCCGCCGACCTCTGGGAAGGCGAAAAAGTGCTGGTGGCTTCCATTACGGGTGGTTCCCGGCTCGAAACGTACGTGCAAAAAGGCCCCATCGGTTCCGGAGCCATTGTCATCAACGGAGGCGCCGCCCATCTCATCCACAAAGGGGAACTTGTTTCCATCATGGCGTTTGCCCTTTCGGAAAAGCCCCTTTCATCCAAGCGCATCCTGTGCGACAGCCACAATCGAATTGTAAAATAG
- a CDS encoding fumarate hydratase: protein MPTPPFHYQKPFPLGKDETEYRLLTNDFVSAGSFEGQPILKIEPGALSYLANQAFKDIAFMLRPAHLKQVAAILDDPAASENDRTVALTLLRNAEISAQGILPFCQDTGTAIIMGKKGQQVWTGGNDEEELSKGVYKTYTEENLRYSQNAPLTMYEEKNTGTNLPAQIDIYATEGSEYSFLFVSKGGGSANKTYFYQETRATLVPGGLEKFLTEKMKTLGTAACPPYHLTFVIGGTSAETCLKTVKLASTKYLDALPTRGNEHGQAFRDLEMEEKMLEAARACGIGAQFGGKYFALDVRVIRLPRHGASCPIGIGVSCSADRNIKAKINKDGLWLERLETNPGRYIPEKFRRLDLSGKSIRIDLNRPMKEILAELSKHPVTTPLSLSGTIVVARDIAHAKLKERLDSTGELPDYFKNHPVYYAGPAKTPKGLPSGSFGPTTAGRMDSYVDLFQAKGGSMVMIAKGNRSPQVAEACKKHGGFYLGSIGGPAAILARENIKKVEVLEYPELGMEAVWKIEVENFPAFILVDDKGNDFFRQISGCNDCATGLH, encoded by the coding sequence ATGCCAACTCCACCCTTCCATTATCAAAAACCCTTCCCACTCGGCAAAGACGAAACTGAATACCGGCTTCTCACCAATGACTTCGTTTCAGCCGGGTCATTTGAAGGCCAGCCCATCCTCAAAATTGAACCCGGGGCGTTGTCCTATCTGGCCAATCAGGCTTTTAAGGACATTGCGTTCATGCTGCGCCCCGCGCACTTGAAACAGGTGGCCGCGATTCTTGACGATCCCGCCGCCTCGGAAAACGACCGCACGGTTGCGCTTACGCTGCTTCGCAACGCTGAAATCTCCGCCCAGGGAATTCTTCCATTCTGTCAGGACACCGGCACCGCCATCATCATGGGCAAGAAAGGCCAGCAGGTCTGGACCGGCGGCAACGACGAGGAAGAACTTTCCAAGGGGGTTTACAAAACCTACACCGAGGAAAATCTGCGCTATTCCCAGAACGCTCCGCTCACCATGTATGAGGAAAAAAATACCGGAACCAATCTCCCGGCCCAGATCGACATCTATGCCACGGAAGGCTCCGAGTACAGCTTCCTGTTTGTCTCCAAAGGCGGCGGTTCCGCCAACAAAACCTATTTCTACCAGGAAACCCGCGCGACCCTCGTTCCCGGGGGACTTGAAAAATTTCTCACGGAAAAAATGAAGACCCTCGGCACCGCGGCCTGCCCTCCCTACCACCTCACTTTCGTCATCGGAGGCACCTCGGCCGAGACCTGCCTCAAGACCGTCAAACTCGCCTCCACGAAATATCTCGACGCGCTCCCGACCCGGGGAAACGAACACGGCCAGGCCTTCCGGGATCTGGAGATGGAAGAAAAAATGCTGGAGGCCGCCCGCGCCTGCGGCATCGGGGCCCAGTTCGGAGGGAAATATTTTGCTTTGGACGTCAGGGTCATCCGGCTCCCGCGCCACGGCGCATCCTGTCCGATCGGCATCGGCGTCTCCTGCTCGGCCGACCGCAACATCAAAGCCAAAATCAACAAGGACGGCCTCTGGCTGGAGCGTTTGGAAACCAATCCCGGCCGCTATATTCCCGAAAAATTCCGCCGGCTCGATCTCAGCGGAAAATCCATACGGATCGACCTGAACAGGCCGATGAAGGAGATACTGGCCGAACTGTCCAAACACCCGGTTACCACGCCATTGTCCTTGAGTGGAACCATCGTCGTGGCCCGGGACATCGCGCACGCCAAACTCAAGGAGCGCCTCGACAGCACCGGCGAGCTGCCGGATTATTTCAAAAATCATCCGGTCTATTACGCGGGTCCCGCCAAAACCCCCAAAGGCCTGCCTTCGGGTTCCTTCGGCCCCACCACCGCGGGCCGGATGGACAGCTACGTCGATTTGTTCCAGGCCAAGGGGGGGTCGATGGTGATGATCGCAAAAGGCAACCGCAGCCCCCAGGTCGCAGAAGCCTGCAAGAAGCATGGCGGATTTTATCTGGGTTCAATCGGCGGGCCGGCGGCCATCCTGGCCAGGGAGAACATCAAAAAAGTCGAAGTGCTCGAGTACCCCGAGCTTGGCATGGAAGCGGTCTGGAAAATCGAAGTGGAAAATTTTCCCGCCTTTATTTTGGTTGATGACAAAGGCAACGACTTTTTCAGGCAGATTTCCGGCTGCAACGACTGCGCCACCGGCTTGCATTAG
- a CDS encoding SLBB domain-containing protein: MTTAKDTFGEAACRIILKNCCICKYRLILVLLFMLVAPTGWLYAQTETATPNPPKSLQATTTASRKFSILGQVQKPGCYEIPANTHVSIIDAISLAGGYTRTAAQNSVTVKRVVNGKPTILKVRAGDMAHSPDAAPFEVLPGDIIKVPESWY, from the coding sequence GTGACAACCGCCAAGGACACATTTGGGGAGGCCGCATGCCGTATTATTTTGAAAAATTGTTGTATTTGCAAATACCGCCTGATTTTGGTTTTGTTATTCATGCTGGTAGCGCCTACGGGCTGGCTTTACGCCCAAACAGAAACGGCAACTCCGAATCCACCCAAGTCCCTGCAAGCAACGACAACTGCGAGTCGCAAATTCAGTATTCTCGGACAGGTACAAAAACCGGGGTGCTATGAGATTCCGGCCAATACACATGTAAGCATCATTGATGCAATCTCACTGGCTGGGGGATACACACGAACGGCGGCCCAGAATTCCGTCACGGTCAAGCGAGTGGTCAATGGCAAGCCCACGATCTTAAAAGTCAGAGCAGGTGATATGGCTCACAGTCCCGATGCCGCGCCCTTCGAGGTTCTTCCCGGCGATATTATCAAGGTACCAGAGAGCTGGTACTAA